A genomic region of Pseudoalteromonas piscicida contains the following coding sequences:
- a CDS encoding DUF1249 domain-containing protein, producing MSQVLSSKQYIQSLPRYITLCERNYLRALKLLPEEVVGESRVIDLASARYSLSVAGVSKYTTDIHIEQMATVSAHLPHFSLSVRLYHDAKVAEVIHRDYHRRIKPSYGYPNPDMHQKDEKYQINAFLADWLMVCLEKGRVHLNWDVNNGLV from the coding sequence TTGTCACAAGTGCTGAGCTCAAAGCAGTATATTCAATCTCTGCCCCGTTACATCACGCTGTGCGAACGTAATTATTTACGGGCGCTAAAATTGCTACCTGAAGAAGTGGTCGGTGAGAGTCGAGTGATTGACTTAGCCTCTGCGCGATACAGTTTGAGCGTTGCTGGAGTCAGTAAATACACAACGGACATTCACATCGAGCAGATGGCGACAGTAAGCGCCCATCTACCTCACTTCTCTTTGTCTGTGCGCCTCTACCATGATGCTAAAGTGGCTGAAGTAATTCATCGTGATTATCATCGTCGAATAAAGCCATCCTATGGTTACCCAAATCCTGATATGCACCAAAAAGATGAAAAATATCAAATAAATGCGTTTTTAGCTGACTGGCTTATGGTGTGTTTAGAAAAAGGCCGCGTGCATTTAAACTGGGATGTAAACAATGGCTTGGTTTGA
- the lpxL gene encoding LpxL/LpxP family Kdo(2)-lipid IV(A) lauroyl/palmitoleoyl acyltransferase, producing MVTHSPFKWSFLAPKFWLTWLGVFALYLISWLPQNIQFALGKGLGRLVHKYMKRRRHIADVNLKLCFPHLSETEHKAMLLKNMENTGIATLETGMAWWWPQWRINKVVGSIKGLEHIEAVQKQGKGVLMLVPHMLHLEMASRVLGTKMQGVGFYRPHNNPLMEFFMTRGRLRSNEYLVTKRDVKGLLKTLSSKRVCYYLPDQDYGRKRCEFAPFFAVPDAATTTGTLLFSASKKAETLSLHCTRDAKGMYHLDIQPILESFPSGNDLADVTRVNERMEQAINCAPDQYMWVHRRFKTRPDEKAPSFY from the coding sequence TTGGTTACTCATTCACCTTTCAAATGGTCATTCTTAGCACCTAAATTTTGGCTGACTTGGCTTGGTGTTTTCGCCCTGTATTTAATCTCATGGCTCCCACAAAATATTCAATTTGCACTGGGTAAAGGCCTTGGACGTCTAGTCCATAAATATATGAAACGTCGCCGCCATATTGCTGATGTTAATTTGAAACTTTGCTTTCCACACCTAAGTGAAACAGAACATAAAGCGATGCTACTAAAGAATATGGAAAATACCGGCATAGCAACACTTGAGACAGGAATGGCATGGTGGTGGCCGCAGTGGCGTATTAATAAGGTAGTGGGTTCCATCAAAGGTTTAGAGCATATTGAAGCCGTACAAAAACAAGGTAAAGGCGTGCTTATGCTGGTCCCCCATATGTTGCACCTTGAAATGGCCAGTCGAGTGCTGGGCACTAAAATGCAGGGTGTTGGATTTTATCGCCCGCATAACAATCCGCTAATGGAGTTTTTTATGACCCGTGGGCGACTGCGCTCAAATGAGTACTTAGTGACAAAGCGAGACGTCAAAGGATTATTGAAAACGCTCTCAAGCAAACGCGTTTGTTATTACTTACCGGACCAAGACTATGGTCGTAAACGCTGTGAGTTTGCACCTTTCTTCGCCGTCCCTGATGCTGCAACCACAACTGGTACTTTATTGTTTTCTGCTAGTAAAAAGGCTGAGACTTTAAGCTTACACTGTACGAGAGACGCAAAAGGGATGTATCATTTAGACATACAACCTATTTTAGAATCATTCCCAAGTGGTAATGACCTTGCGGATGTTACTCGCGTCAACGAGAGAATGGAGCAAGCAATCAATTGTGCGCCGGATCAATATATGTGGGTGCATCGTCGCTTTAAAACGCGACCTGATGAAAAGGCACCTTCGTTTTACTAG
- a CDS encoding YqiA/YcfP family alpha/beta fold hydrolase, producing the protein MARKVVYIHGFNSSELSYKATAFGEYMLDKQTPYIVPRLHYDPRVALAQLDSVIDSDTVLLGSSLGGYYATYFSQHLGCKAVVINPAVRPFSLLNDYLGPQYNPYQDCHYELQHAHIDALKSLYVEQLSNPENLLLLQQTGDEVLPFEEAVRYYSHCRQIIEFGGDHSFVEFPRYFDTITKFLTIKN; encoded by the coding sequence ATGGCTCGGAAAGTAGTTTATATTCACGGCTTTAATAGCTCTGAGCTATCCTATAAAGCGACGGCATTTGGTGAATATATGTTGGATAAACAAACGCCATACATTGTCCCAAGGCTGCATTATGACCCGAGAGTCGCATTGGCACAGTTGGATAGCGTCATTGATTCTGATACTGTGTTATTAGGTAGCTCGTTAGGTGGCTATTACGCCACCTACTTTTCGCAACACCTTGGCTGTAAAGCAGTGGTGATAAACCCTGCAGTGAGGCCTTTTTCATTATTAAATGACTACCTTGGACCACAATACAATCCTTATCAGGATTGTCATTATGAGCTGCAGCATGCGCATATTGATGCGTTAAAATCCTTGTATGTCGAGCAGCTTAGTAATCCAGAAAACTTGCTATTATTGCAACAAACGGGCGACGAGGTGCTGCCTTTTGAAGAGGCGGTGCGTTATTATAGTCATTGTCGTCAAATTATTGAGTTTGGTGGGGATCATAGCTTTGTTGAATTTCCACGCTATTTTGACACCATCACCAAATTTTTAACTATCAAAAATTAG
- the glnE gene encoding bifunctional [glutamate--ammonia ligase]-adenylyl-L-tyrosine phosphorylase/[glutamate--ammonia-ligase] adenylyltransferase — translation MSELFVQAALNTLAQERYQMIYGDAPMEPKLARLLALSDFAERTLARFPEWGAWLLDDTQMQMRDCPDVFDFSAPLVEEKQAWQKLRHYRLKYWLKVMWLDLVAGNEIDDSIRYVSQLSDTLVSNAYQWAYLSVEAQSGSPKDEAGNSIPMTVLGMGKLGGKELNFSSDIDLIFAYPRSVDTSGGRRSIEAQVFYTRVAQKLISALNQVTIDGQVFRVDMRLRPFGDSGPLVMSYAAMEDYYQDQGREWERYAMLKARPIGELSPYWQEFYDLIRPFVYRRYIDFSVIDSLRKMKNMIAQEVRRKGLTNNIKLGAGGIREVEFIVQALQLIRGGRETPLQTPSLLQALEELEAFEIVPIEVKNRLHESYLVLRKVEQYLQAFDDKQTQTLPDNNLDCLRLSHLLQCNDYAEVERMLKVVTQHIRAEFSQVIGESPEEELDEDDSAVYAWQTGEIAQLGQCRAAPCFETWQTDLMEFKQGLSKKQAGTRGRDILDKLMPALLRELSKQNMAPALARVLSVINKVASRTAYLELLYENHGALTQLIKLCCHSAWIAEHIAKYPILLDELIDPQTLYKPLPLTAYKNEIQQAFLRIDEQDVELQMEALRQFKQTHQLKVAAADATGVLDIMKVSDHLTALAEAIIAKAVDIAWGHMVARFGAPEGATIEEKGFAVIAYGKAGGYELGYNSDLDLVFVHNRDGESQTQGDKPISSRQFYMKLAQRLMHLFNTKTLSGMLYELDTRLRPEGNSGLLAINLESFYQYQLEQAWTWEHQALVRARMVLGEPQMAARFEEIRHAILMQQRDVPKLAEDVRNMREKMRAHLNQDSDTHFDLKQGVGGMTDIEFISQFIVLRYGNQYPELCIYPDNIRILEAAKLVSVISEDECKSLVDAYCFYRDTYHYQCLNAGARCIDLTECESMRNAVSDIWHITLSI, via the coding sequence ATGTCGGAATTGTTTGTTCAAGCAGCGCTGAATACGCTTGCTCAAGAGCGTTACCAAATGATTTATGGTGATGCGCCGATGGAGCCCAAACTGGCACGGTTACTGGCGCTGAGTGATTTTGCCGAGCGTACACTTGCACGATTTCCTGAGTGGGGAGCTTGGCTGCTCGATGATACGCAGATGCAAATGCGCGATTGTCCTGATGTGTTTGACTTCTCCGCGCCATTGGTTGAAGAAAAACAAGCTTGGCAGAAGCTGCGTCACTATCGATTAAAGTATTGGCTTAAAGTGATGTGGCTGGATTTGGTTGCAGGCAATGAGATTGATGACAGTATTCGCTATGTTTCCCAGCTGTCCGATACTTTGGTTTCAAATGCTTACCAATGGGCGTACTTAAGCGTAGAAGCGCAATCAGGCTCACCAAAAGATGAGGCTGGTAACTCGATACCTATGACGGTATTAGGCATGGGAAAGCTTGGCGGTAAGGAGCTGAATTTTTCCTCTGATATCGATTTGATCTTTGCCTATCCAAGAAGTGTCGACACATCCGGTGGCCGGCGTAGCATTGAGGCGCAAGTTTTTTACACTCGAGTGGCACAAAAACTTATTTCAGCGCTTAATCAAGTTACCATTGATGGCCAAGTATTCAGAGTCGATATGCGTTTAAGACCGTTTGGGGATAGTGGTCCTTTGGTGATGAGCTATGCCGCGATGGAAGACTATTACCAAGACCAAGGTCGAGAATGGGAGCGCTATGCGATGTTAAAGGCGCGACCAATTGGTGAGTTATCGCCGTATTGGCAAGAGTTTTACGACCTAATCCGGCCGTTCGTCTATCGCCGTTATATCGACTTTTCTGTGATAGATTCACTGCGAAAGATGAAAAACATGATTGCCCAAGAGGTGAGACGCAAAGGCTTAACGAATAACATTAAGCTAGGCGCTGGTGGCATTCGAGAAGTAGAGTTTATTGTGCAGGCTTTGCAACTGATACGCGGCGGTCGCGAAACGCCATTACAAACACCGTCATTGTTACAGGCGTTAGAAGAGCTTGAAGCGTTTGAGATTGTCCCTATCGAGGTCAAAAATCGTCTGCATGAGAGCTATTTAGTGCTGCGTAAAGTTGAGCAATATCTACAAGCATTTGACGACAAACAAACGCAAACTTTACCCGACAACAACTTAGACTGCCTGCGCCTGAGCCACTTATTGCAATGTAACGATTACGCTGAAGTCGAGCGAATGCTAAAGGTTGTGACGCAGCATATCCGGGCTGAGTTTAGCCAAGTTATTGGTGAATCGCCCGAAGAAGAATTAGATGAAGACGATAGCGCGGTTTATGCATGGCAAACGGGAGAAATTGCGCAGCTGGGCCAGTGCCGAGCTGCGCCGTGTTTTGAGACTTGGCAAACTGACTTGATGGAGTTTAAACAAGGGCTAAGTAAAAAGCAGGCAGGCACCCGTGGTCGCGATATTCTCGATAAGTTAATGCCAGCTTTGTTACGAGAGCTCAGTAAACAAAACATGGCGCCAGCGCTCGCTCGTGTGCTCAGTGTGATCAATAAAGTGGCGTCTCGTACTGCATATTTGGAGCTACTTTACGAAAATCACGGTGCGTTGACTCAACTTATCAAACTTTGTTGTCATAGCGCGTGGATTGCTGAGCATATTGCGAAATATCCGATCCTCCTTGATGAGCTTATCGATCCACAAACTCTCTATAAACCTTTACCATTAACGGCCTATAAAAATGAGATCCAGCAAGCATTTTTGCGTATAGATGAGCAAGATGTTGAGCTACAGATGGAAGCGCTGCGACAATTTAAACAAACGCATCAGCTAAAAGTCGCGGCTGCAGACGCCACTGGTGTGCTGGATATTATGAAGGTGAGCGATCATCTAACTGCGCTTGCTGAGGCGATTATCGCAAAAGCCGTCGATATTGCTTGGGGGCACATGGTGGCACGTTTTGGTGCGCCTGAAGGTGCAACAATAGAAGAAAAAGGCTTTGCTGTAATAGCGTATGGCAAGGCGGGGGGTTATGAGCTTGGTTACAACTCAGATCTAGACTTAGTGTTTGTGCATAATCGTGACGGCGAAAGTCAAACTCAGGGTGATAAACCTATCTCTTCAAGACAGTTTTATATGAAGCTGGCACAGCGCTTAATGCATTTGTTCAATACCAAAACGCTCTCTGGCATGCTTTACGAATTAGACACTCGACTTCGCCCTGAAGGAAACTCGGGCTTACTCGCTATCAATCTAGAAAGTTTTTACCAATACCAGTTAGAGCAAGCTTGGACATGGGAGCATCAGGCGCTGGTCAGAGCTCGTATGGTGTTAGGTGAGCCGCAAATGGCTGCACGATTTGAGGAAATACGCCATGCAATACTAATGCAGCAGCGAGACGTGCCTAAATTGGCGGAAGATGTTCGCAATATGCGTGAAAAAATGCGAGCCCACCTTAACCAAGATAGCGACACTCACTTTGACTTAAAGCAAGGAGTGGGTGGAATGACTGACATTGAATTTATCAGTCAGTTTATCGTTTTGCGATATGGGAATCAGTACCCGGAACTTTGTATCTATCCAGATAATATTCGTATTTTAGAGGCTGCAAAGCTGGTCTCAGTTATATCAGAGGATGAGTGCAAAAGTTTAGTGGATGCTTATTGTTTCTACCGTGATACTTATCATTATCAGTGCCTAAATGCGGGCGCACGATGTATTGATTTAACGGAATGCGAAAGCATGAGAAATGCTGTAAGCGATATTTGGCACATAACTTTAAGTATTTAG
- a CDS encoding metallophosphoesterase, which produces MAWFDLELQLDKAQIRIGHFTDCHLFAMPSGEYFAVNTAANLERTLAAMAKEHFDCVVFGGDLTQDHSAASYHEFARIVRESELQCPVLWVPGNHDELALLEEISAGQIVRQKCITGPFGQVLLLNSKSETPAGWCAKSHLDALKDKLNNKINNTIVFAHHHPRPIDGYLDKHMLENGPALLNLLVDSEQVLGLFHGHVHNEYQQQFRTLPIYATPATSIQFDKYTKDWEQSDLGPAYRVIVFSKSAITTEVKWLGK; this is translated from the coding sequence ATGGCTTGGTTTGATCTCGAGCTACAACTCGATAAAGCGCAAATTCGTATTGGTCATTTTACGGATTGTCATTTGTTTGCCATGCCCTCTGGGGAATACTTTGCGGTAAATACCGCCGCTAACCTTGAACGCACCCTCGCAGCAATGGCAAAAGAGCATTTTGATTGTGTGGTGTTTGGCGGTGATTTAACACAAGATCACAGTGCAGCTTCTTATCATGAGTTTGCCCGTATAGTGAGAGAGAGTGAGTTGCAATGCCCGGTTCTTTGGGTGCCGGGTAACCACGACGAGCTAGCTTTACTCGAAGAAATAAGTGCTGGGCAAATCGTCCGCCAAAAATGCATCACAGGCCCGTTTGGGCAGGTGTTACTGTTAAACTCAAAGAGTGAAACACCCGCCGGATGGTGTGCTAAGTCACATTTAGATGCGCTCAAAGACAAGCTTAACAATAAGATCAACAATACGATTGTTTTTGCTCACCACCATCCTAGACCGATTGATGGCTATTTAGATAAACATATGCTCGAAAATGGTCCTGCACTTTTAAACCTGTTGGTAGACTCAGAGCAAGTCTTAGGGCTATTTCATGGTCATGTGCATAATGAATATCAACAACAATTTCGCACTTTACCTATCTACGCTACGCCTGCAACATCAATCCAATTTGATAAGTACACAAAGGACTGGGAACAGTCTGATTTGGGCCCCGCTTATCGTGTCATCGTATTTAGTAAAAGCGCTATAACAACAGAGGTAAAATGGCTCGGAAAGTAG
- a CDS encoding TcpQ domain-containing protein, which produces MAKKKKNKLSSIWFWAKHLSLGVLLIWAAYYFLFGASKDMNFRETTNVAAQGLSQFYESFRNSMSNRDTDREKYVITLGKPTYPLDDALAQRALAVKPSNPKWTGEKQPRRFDTGDTLKDVLTKQAKEEGVELFWYLERDYVVKYNFRLDTDFVSALYQVGTAINDDFEFQVYTFFCPRERAAVITENPPIYVRENCRKLAG; this is translated from the coding sequence ATGGCTAAGAAGAAAAAAAATAAATTATCATCAATCTGGTTTTGGGCTAAACATCTGTCACTGGGTGTGTTACTCATTTGGGCTGCCTACTATTTTCTTTTTGGTGCCTCCAAAGACATGAACTTTAGAGAAACCACCAATGTTGCAGCGCAAGGCCTGTCGCAATTTTACGAAAGCTTTAGAAATAGCATGAGCAATCGTGATACTGATCGTGAAAAATACGTTATCACACTCGGAAAGCCCACCTATCCGCTCGATGATGCGCTAGCACAAAGAGCGCTTGCAGTTAAACCATCTAACCCCAAATGGACCGGTGAGAAGCAACCAAGACGCTTCGATACGGGAGACACACTTAAAGATGTGCTTACAAAGCAAGCCAAAGAAGAAGGTGTGGAACTATTTTGGTATCTAGAGCGAGATTACGTGGTGAAATATAACTTCCGTCTCGATACCGACTTTGTTTCTGCACTCTATCAGGTTGGAACGGCGATAAACGACGACTTTGAATTTCAAGTCTACACATTTTTCTGCCCACGAGAGCGCGCTGCGGTTATCACCGAAAACCCACCAATCTATGTACGTGAAAACTGTCGTAAGCTAGCGGGCTAA
- the tolC gene encoding outer membrane channel protein TolC, with the protein MKKTLLSLVVGLSCALSSSLSHAEDLLQVYDIATVNDPTVLKAKAQADAQKYAQDQALGVLLPQLGFQMSYTDVTSEGALNEQHDGTGYTLHESDTDTFQRSISLNQTIFNMASWQGLSIAEKRAMQAATQYEQQKQTLIVRIAEGYFNVLSALDSLEFVQAEKRAIERQLEQTKQRYEVGLTAITDVHEARAQFDRAVADEIVASNAVETARETLRTITGKYHAKLDKLNTETFSTVKPTQNTNDFIEIAKAKNLDLQVAKSAVDIAKDQIDLAKAGHYPTLKLNATYSDSLADSAGRQHAPRSDRTSVGLTLDVPIYTGGQTVAATDQARANFVASSEDMEAAVRNMTRSVITSYNQVVSDVATYRALEQAVVSAESALQATEAGFDVGTRTIVDVLVSTQNLYNAKRNLADIRYRYVLSSLRLKQAAGTLSRTDLEAINQGLIEG; encoded by the coding sequence ATGAAAAAAACTCTACTATCATTAGTTGTTGGGTTGTCGTGCGCACTTTCAAGCAGCCTGTCCCACGCGGAAGATCTACTGCAAGTATACGACATTGCAACGGTTAACGATCCTACCGTATTAAAGGCTAAAGCGCAGGCAGATGCACAAAAATATGCACAAGACCAAGCGTTAGGGGTATTACTACCTCAGCTTGGCTTTCAAATGAGCTATACAGACGTTACATCAGAAGGCGCCCTGAACGAGCAACATGATGGCACCGGCTACACTTTACATGAGTCTGACACTGATACTTTTCAGCGTTCAATCTCTTTGAACCAAACCATCTTTAATATGGCATCTTGGCAAGGACTATCGATTGCCGAAAAGCGTGCAATGCAAGCAGCAACTCAGTATGAACAGCAAAAGCAAACTTTGATTGTCCGAATAGCTGAAGGTTACTTCAACGTGCTAAGCGCATTAGATAGCCTAGAGTTTGTACAAGCAGAGAAACGCGCAATTGAACGTCAGCTCGAGCAGACTAAACAGCGCTACGAAGTTGGTTTGACTGCAATTACAGACGTACATGAGGCAAGAGCGCAGTTTGACCGCGCGGTTGCAGACGAAATTGTTGCAAGTAATGCAGTTGAAACTGCGCGTGAAACGTTACGTACGATTACAGGTAAGTATCACGCTAAACTAGATAAATTAAATACTGAAACCTTCTCAACAGTTAAGCCTACGCAGAATACAAACGATTTTATCGAGATTGCAAAAGCGAAGAACTTAGACCTTCAAGTTGCAAAATCCGCGGTTGATATCGCAAAAGATCAAATCGATTTAGCGAAGGCTGGCCACTATCCAACACTAAAATTAAACGCCACCTATTCTGATTCTCTGGCTGATAGCGCGGGTAGACAGCACGCACCTCGTAGTGACAGAACCTCTGTTGGCTTAACATTAGACGTACCAATTTACACTGGTGGTCAAACAGTTGCTGCGACCGATCAAGCTCGCGCAAACTTCGTTGCTAGCAGCGAGGATATGGAAGCAGCAGTGCGTAACATGACACGCTCGGTGATTACATCTTATAACCAAGTGGTTTCAGATGTTGCAACATACCGTGCACTAGAGCAAGCGGTTGTTTCAGCAGAAAGTGCATTACAAGCAACTGAAGCGGGTTTTGATGTAGGCACTCGTACCATCGTTGACGTACTAGTAAGCACGCAAAACCTTTATAACGCGAAACGCAACTTAGCTGATATTCGTTATCGCTATGTACTATCGTCGCTACGCTTAAAACAAGCCGCAGGTACGCTATCTCGTACCGATCTTGAAGCAATCAACCAAGGTTTGATTGAAGGCTAA
- a CDS encoding NUDIX domain-containing protein yields MKPLSQFNKDDVNVSSIETIFNGFFTIHKYQFTHALFNGGVSELITREILERGHAVAILPYDPITDSVLLIEQIRIGALASKNSPWLLECIAGMAEGSEDYEFVARKEAKEEAGLELDKLIYMRSYLSSPGGTTERLYLYLALADLSEAGGVYGLAAEGEDIKVHVMPLDEALARLDNEEIDNAATVISLQWLALNKARI; encoded by the coding sequence ATGAAACCTTTGAGTCAGTTCAACAAAGACGACGTCAATGTTTCTTCAATAGAAACAATCTTCAATGGTTTTTTTACCATTCACAAGTACCAATTTACCCACGCTTTGTTTAATGGCGGGGTATCAGAGCTAATAACTCGCGAGATATTAGAGCGTGGTCATGCGGTTGCAATATTACCGTACGATCCTATTACAGACAGCGTGTTGCTTATTGAGCAAATTCGCATAGGGGCGTTGGCTTCAAAAAATTCCCCTTGGCTTTTAGAGTGCATTGCAGGAATGGCAGAAGGGAGCGAAGATTACGAGTTTGTTGCAAGAAAAGAAGCCAAAGAAGAAGCTGGGCTTGAGCTTGATAAGCTCATTTATATGCGCTCTTATTTATCAAGCCCTGGTGGTACAACAGAGCGACTATATTTGTATTTAGCGCTTGCTGATTTATCTGAAGCGGGTGGGGTTTATGGATTGGCTGCAGAAGGTGAAGATATCAAAGTGCATGTGATGCCACTTGATGAAGCTCTTGCACGTCTTGATAATGAGGAAATCGATAACGCTGCCACTGTTATTAGTCTACAATGGTTGGCATTAAATAAAGCGCGGATATAG
- the parE gene encoding DNA topoisomerase IV subunit B yields the protein MSQQNYNAEAIEVLNGLEPVKRRPGMYTDTTRPNHLGQEVIDNSVDEALAGHATKIDVILHEDNSFEVIDDGRGMPVDIHPEEGVPGVELILTKLHAGGKFSNKNYQFSGGLHGVGISVVNALSTRVEISVKRDAQIYEMAFENGDKVEDLRVTGSVGKRNTGTSVHFWPDASYFDSANFSITKLNHLLKAKAVLCPGLRIRFVNKQTKETQEWHYEAGLEDYLKDSAEGYEVLPKSPFTGSFSGSTEGVDWALHWLPEGGESIAESYVNLIPTAQGGTHVNGLRQGLLEAMREFCEFRNLIPRGVKLTPDDVWDRCSYVLSVKMQDPQFAGQTKEKLSSRSCATFVSGIVKDAFSLWLNEHTETAELLAELCISNAQKRLRAAKKVVRKKVTSGPALPGKLTDCSGSETERSEIFLVEGDSAGGSAKQARDREFQAIMPLRGKILNTWEVESGQILASQEVHDISVALGIDPDSEDLSGLRYGKVCILADADSDGLHIATLLCALFVKHFPELVRKGHVFVAMPPLFRIDVGKEVYYALDEDEKKGILDRIEAEKKRGKVNVQRFKGLGEMNPLQLRETTMDPNTRRLVQLTLDEPEQTLEMMDMLLAKKRSGDRKIWLEQHGDKAEV from the coding sequence ATGAGTCAGCAAAACTATAATGCCGAAGCTATTGAGGTACTCAATGGCTTAGAGCCAGTTAAGCGCCGTCCTGGCATGTATACCGATACCACCAGACCTAATCATTTAGGCCAAGAGGTTATCGATAACAGTGTCGATGAAGCCTTAGCCGGACATGCCACCAAGATTGACGTGATCTTGCACGAAGACAACTCCTTTGAAGTTATCGATGACGGTCGAGGAATGCCTGTGGATATTCACCCAGAAGAGGGTGTGCCTGGGGTTGAATTGATCCTGACCAAGCTTCATGCCGGGGGCAAGTTTTCCAATAAAAACTACCAGTTCTCCGGTGGTCTTCATGGGGTGGGTATATCGGTTGTTAATGCGTTGTCGACTCGGGTCGAAATTAGCGTTAAACGCGATGCGCAAATCTATGAAATGGCATTTGAAAACGGCGATAAAGTCGAAGACTTAAGAGTGACAGGCAGCGTTGGTAAGCGTAATACCGGCACCTCAGTACACTTTTGGCCCGACGCGAGTTATTTTGACTCGGCTAACTTCTCAATTACTAAGTTAAACCACTTGCTCAAAGCCAAGGCTGTATTGTGTCCTGGGCTTAGAATTCGTTTTGTAAATAAACAGACGAAAGAAACGCAAGAATGGCACTACGAGGCAGGTCTTGAGGATTACCTAAAAGACAGCGCTGAAGGCTATGAAGTGCTGCCGAAATCTCCATTTACAGGCAGTTTCAGTGGCTCAACCGAAGGGGTCGATTGGGCGCTTCATTGGTTGCCAGAGGGCGGCGAATCTATCGCTGAAAGCTATGTAAACCTAATTCCAACGGCACAAGGTGGGACTCATGTAAATGGGTTACGCCAAGGCTTACTTGAAGCGATGCGAGAGTTTTGTGAATTCAGAAACCTGATCCCGCGTGGCGTGAAACTGACGCCTGATGATGTTTGGGACCGCTGTAGTTATGTCTTGTCGGTTAAAATGCAAGATCCACAATTTGCCGGGCAAACCAAAGAAAAGCTGTCATCACGTTCGTGCGCTACCTTTGTGTCTGGCATTGTCAAAGACGCCTTTAGTTTATGGTTAAACGAACACACCGAAACCGCAGAGTTACTTGCTGAGCTATGTATCAGCAATGCGCAAAAACGTTTGCGTGCTGCGAAAAAAGTGGTTCGTAAAAAAGTCACTTCTGGTCCTGCTTTACCGGGTAAATTAACCGATTGTTCTGGAAGTGAAACCGAACGCTCAGAAATATTTTTGGTGGAAGGGGACTCAGCAGGTGGCTCGGCAAAACAAGCACGAGACCGTGAGTTTCAAGCAATCATGCCACTGCGCGGTAAAATCCTAAATACCTGGGAAGTGGAATCTGGACAGATCTTAGCCTCGCAAGAAGTACATGATATTTCAGTTGCTTTAGGTATTGATCCAGACTCTGAAGATTTATCAGGCCTGCGCTATGGTAAAGTATGTATCCTCGCGGATGCGGATTCTGACGGACTTCACATTGCAACTTTGTTATGCGCACTTTTTGTGAAGCACTTCCCTGAGCTTGTTCGTAAGGGCCATGTTTTTGTTGCCATGCCGCCGCTATTTCGTATTGATGTTGGTAAAGAAGTTTACTACGCCCTTGATGAAGATGAGAAAAAGGGCATATTAGACCGTATCGAGGCTGAAAAGAAACGCGGAAAAGTCAACGTACAACGCTTTAAAGGGTTGGGTGAAATGAACCCGTTGCAATTGCGTGAAACCACCATGGATCCAAATACTAGACGTTTAGTTCAGCTGACATTAGATGAGCCTGAACAAACCCTCGAAATGATGGATATGCTGTTAGCTAAGAAGCGCTCTGGCGACCGTAAAATTTGGCTTGAGCAGCACGGAGATAAGGCAGAGGTTTAA